In Astyanax mexicanus isolate ESR-SI-001 chromosome 7, AstMex3_surface, whole genome shotgun sequence, the genomic stretch ACTGGAGGCTGCCATTGATCAACTGGTGGCTACCATTGATCAAACAGATGGTTGTCATTGACCTACTGGCGGCGGCTGTTACCAACCAGTTGCTGTCATAACCAATTGGCAGCTGCCATTGCCTGATTGAAGGCTGCCATACTTCTGCTTCTTTCCTGCGGTCAACTGCCAGTTAAGAGATTAAACCCTATAAATAttcaaaataagaaaattaaatcTATTTTTGTTAGTGTTGGGGGCCAAAGGTCGCAGTATTCTGATAACAGCCCGTCTGTAATGAGAGAGACACCCGTTGCTAGTAGACCGTCCAGAAAACGCCTCTCCATGTTTATAGTCCGGAAGTATCGCGAGATTTCCTCTGTTTTTTCTGCGACTTTTGCACTCGTCTCCTTTAGCACGGAGAAAAGGGCTGAAACAGGGTGAGTCTGCACTTTAGCCCACTCTTAAAATCATTACAGACGCGTGCAGGTACAGGTATTTTACCGCTAGTGTGGAGAAGAGGCCCAGCCGCGCTTAGAAACATGGAGATTATAGATATCCTCCCCGCCAACTTCGGCTACGTGATCCTGACCTACCTGTACAGCTGGATCATGCTCACCTACCTCGCCGTTAAAGTTGGAGGCGCGAGGAAGAAATACAACATTAAGGTAACGTTATCTACAACTATACACATGTTAAACTAAATTACTTATGCATCAGTTGTGCTTTTACATGTACTTGCTGATAGCACTTGCAGCAAACGTGAAATATaactacaactctggaaaaaaaataaaagatcacttaaaaactgcttgaattggagtggcataaagttatccaaaagcagtgtgtaagactggtggaggagtacataccaagatgcataaaaactgtgatttaaatccACTGTTACTCCAAGTGTGCAAGTGTTCCTGTCTAGCTTTaatttgtcttcaatattaaatttacaatgtaaaaaatcatacaaagaaagaaacataTGTAATTTTGAAAACATCTTTAAttataaagtaaagaaaatataaaaattgtaattataaatatataaaatcaatAGACGTTAAGACATTACTTACTAAGGAAATGCATTATTGAGTTAGAAAGCATAACCTAGTTTATGTATGCATTAAACACATGTAAACATATAACCTTAGCAGATACAAAACATACTAGCACGCTCTAATCTTACCACCCTGTTATCTGTTGCAGCAGCACTGATAAGACCTCCAGACTAGAAAACAGAAATTATTAGCTTTTTTTAGAGACACATAGCAATATAAAATGACCATGTACAAGAAGTCGTTCACTGATAGcaagaacattaaataaactatatattttttctcctcCTTCATGAGATCAACATTGTTTCAGTGCAttaagaatggaaaattaatattGCTATCTGGGTTAGCAAcatctaataataaaaaagatttaataatatatttgagATTTTCCTTTATCTTAAAATCTGAGGATTTCTAGTCTCTTTTTGTATGCTTGTTTACCTGCATGTGTTCTAATGGCATCTGATGTTTATTATAGTAAACCATCTGTTATTGCTGAGAGAAATtgctttaattaataaaatatgatgCATAAAACATCTTCCACAACACAACCTAATTTAGAAACAGCAATAAAAAGATGAGCAGGTTCTGATAATTTGACTTGTTTACTTGTGCATGTATTTATGCATAATCATATTTCAAAGTCTGCAGTCTCTCAGTACTGAAGTATGTTTTACAATACAGAAAtctcatttaaatataaatgataataatTGCATCAAGTAAAGCCTCTGGTCTGTGCTCGTTTATCTCTGCAGTACCCCACCATGTACAGCGACAAGGAGGACGTGTTCAACTGCATCCAGAGGGCTCACCAGAACACACTGGAGGTCTACCCACAGTGGCTCGTATTCCAGACCATTGCTGCACTCGTGTATCCAGTGAGTAGATATTGATAATTAAGCACAGGTCATGTCCAGATTATGTACTGTACCACATATTAACCctttaccagtaaaaaaaaaatattgttaatattttttagggcaataataaaaaagtgtttttttctttttaaaatccctgcattataaaacattttagattATACTTTGTGGTACAACCAGAACACACAACATAACTTGTGTTGAGATCTAAAAATGCATATTATTGAAAGACACAGTGACCTATAGTGGATTTTATCATCCTAAAATATCTCTGCTGGTTAGTAAAGATGGCACAATCTTTAGTAAAGTTTAATTTCTTTTTCAATAAGATATAGTGACCTAAATGTGTTCTATCAAACAGCTGTGCAGACGTTAAAGGGTGTGTGTCAAGAAATAGCATTGTTAGGTATATCATTGAATAAAAGTGGTGGTTATTATACTTTGTACATTTGCTTAAGAGTGGTATTAGGTAAAAATGAAACCAAACAGAGTATCTCTATTTAGTTTCAGGATTTAACAACATATGAAATTATGATTATATTAATTGAGAAAATAGCTGTTTAATCCATACTGAAAATAATCTTTATCCGGAAATAAAATAGTTCAAAAGAGCATCACTTAATGTCCaactttcttatttatttctttattatttattttcagttgaCTGTTTTTGTGATGTCCTAAACCCACACATTGACATATCACTTATTCTTTATATGGTATGTTAGCTCCAACCATTGATTTAATAAGTAGTGTTTTAGCATGGACTGCCTTTAAAATTGAAACAAAGCAAGCAAagctaatcaaaaaaataaaaatcaaatttttAAGGTACATTGACCAAAACTAAGGGCTACAAGAAACATgctaagttaaaaatatattaacactgtgtagttttacacttttccattttttttttatctttacagcAAATGTGCAACATAAGAGCATGTATCTGCTGTGTGAatgactatgttttttttttttttcttgtgtactCAATCGCGTAATACAGCTTAAAGAGAAGTTAATATTTAACACAGTGATTTGTGTCATCTGTCAAAGACACACTTTGCCCTAGTATGACTGTGCTTTAATCAAAACATGTGTATGTATTGTGTCCTTTGACCTGGTGTAATAAACCTTATCTTTCtcctttttattcctttttttttagacCGTGGCCTCTGTTCTGGGTGTCATCTGGGTGACCAGCAGGTTCTCGTATGCCTGGGGTTACTACACTGGCAGTAAGAATTCCTTTAAGTTTCTCTAACAGTTACCCAGTTAGTTGCTGTAGATGAAGAACCACATATACTGCAGAATGCAGACAGACACCCTGGCAGCACCCTGGATGTCTCCTCAGTCCCTGTGTGACTACTAGGCTCCATAAAtctccatttatttttattaacatgTACAATATTGTAATGGAGACATTTGGTCTCCTTTAGCTTAAACAACTTGAATGTGATTAGTTTCACATGGTAATGTGGAGTAATATAATTTTACTAAAGGAGATCAGTAAAATATATTAGGGATTTGCATGGGATAGGAAATCTCATCATGAATGattgagatgggagtggctactcaattTACACACAGTATGATAAGCAATATCATAACCCAGTTATAGTAGTATTTAGACTGAATAGGCTAAACTACACAATGACTTGCAGTACCTAAAACTGCAGAGTCTTTTCTGGATTTGACTGAGGTAACTTaagtctgattttgtataaaataataataataatgtatcaaataaattataaaaacataaaaaaaactaaccaaaatactATGCAGAAtaattagtgcatgcatataaacttccAACAAACAATTGTTCAAAAAAATAGTGTGATTTTAATTACAGTATtactgtcacaatatattgtatacaatacaatatggcatatCCCTATTTTACTCCAACCTCCTCATGTAAAACTGATCCTGCTTATATAGAACTTAAGACAAACCTTGGGtaattatatcatattttttaatatactgtcaAGATATGGCAAAGTTTAAAATGATATCACCTTTATACCGATCAGTGAACATGTCAGTCTGAAGATAAGACTACTAAACTATGTTCCTCCACCGCCTTTATAACAGCTATAGCCCTGCTGTCTGACTTTAAACCGACCAGTTTCAGCAttgattgatgtttttttttttttaatggaaagtGTGTCACTGAGTCACAGTACAATGTTTAGGTATAAAGCTCTGCAGTACGAACACTTGCACCGAGGCCTTCACATAATCCTGCGCTGTACTGCCCTATAAATATCTAAACCACAACAGGAAATCACTCCTTTCCCTCACTAGGGTCAGCTGACCCAGCCACGGGCCCCAGACAATCACAGGCACAGACAGCACAGCATATTAATTTTGTATAAATCAGTTTAGAAATGATTGTCTAGACAGTTTCACACACAATTTTAGAGTGGCTTTCTATCAGTGATATTAGCAGCTTTCAGATCAAAAACGGAAGTAAGTTAAACAAGAGCTTGCCGAAAATTGTCAttgcaatgtgtgcatgtgcaacaGTCCTGtcacagtaagtgtaatatatatatatatatatatatatatatatatatatatatatatatatatatagattaaacTATACATTTCGTGGGACAATTGCTTGATGCAGAATACAATTTcatctgttctcattttccacGCCTTACCTACCTGAGATATCAGATGCACcaaaattattattacttttactaCTTATTTGCTGGCTAGCATCGcaaatattactgtatatactgttcagtCTTTTCACATATTCATTTAAGcatcaaaattattatttttttaaataattgctgCATATTCAGTGGATCCCTGTTTATTTTACCCCAATATTAAATTATGACATTTTGActcatacattttatatacatatgataaaatttatttatttttgtcataatATGTCATTTCAAACTCACAGTTTTCCAATAATAGGGCCAGCAGTTAGATAGTGAGTGTGACCATAATCAGAGTTCTGCAGTTATCTAATATTTTAGGGGGTCATGTAAACAgaataataaacttaataaaaaaaataaaaaaacttttttataagGCACTAATAGTGTAACTAAATTGTAATACTTAAGATTGTAACACAAAAGTAAATTGGAAACATATGGTATGTAAATTGCTTTATTAATTAAAACAGAATGCATAGAAGAATTTGTTATCCTCACTGCTGTGTGTTTTCCCTCCCCACACTTTTAGACCCTGTAAAGAGGATGAACGGGAGCTATGGCTACATAGGCCTCTTTGGAGTGATGATCCTCTCCATATCTGTTGCCCTGCAGCTCCTTGGAGTGTTTTAAGAGCCTCTGAACACTAACCACATTCTCAGCACTGACCATTTCAAAGTTATAAaggcatttttcattttcatatttaaaatgcattttatatttcttccacACATTGCTCTACAGAATGTGAAAATGTACTGTTTCTGTTAGACCACTATTAGTTTGTATACTGTTTATCATGTACCGCACATTGACTTGTACTTAACATTTCTCTTAATACAATAAAAGCATTTCAATCATGCTGAATGAAGTATGCAGAATTTTCTGTGTTAATCACAAACATGATAATAAAAGATTAACTGTTCTGATAAATAAAGCTCCACCCACCAGTTGTCAGTTGTCACTGTAATGTGATAGAGGAGCTTGAAACAGCTCTGCTCAGCCCCTTTAATGGCACATTTTCTAACGTGTAACACAGTCCAAAAGAAAAGCTCTGGTCATTTTGTTTTTGgcaaaatatttttacttttactcaatatTTTACTTCAAAGGAAAACATTTcagatattaatgaaaaaaatatgattaagggtttagtgtctctttaattAACCACAACAATGTCAACaacattttttgcattttctgaaatttttaaataaaaaatgcacttaaGGGTTATTTTAAGCAGGTGTAAAGccttatctggacaggattatttttcaggggttcctggggtaagtttctcttttatggaggggTTCTCTGATTGAATTCCTGTCTGgaacgtcctctgagaaaattacgggctgaattacctactgtttttcgctgaactccatggtcctctcGTAATTTTAATCCTgtctggactcacatctctgagttttctcacctcgcgtttaataaaatagctatttgtctaaCTGCCACACATCATAATTACACGAAAGGCATGTTTCCACGGAAATCCACGAAGAAGAAAAaaacgagtggaaatggaggagctactgaaggTGATGTTGTTTGACCGAGAACacctaaaaactcactgctccttctgggtttttttttttattgcaagcaGTATACGTATTagtagtagaagtgtgaaatattttttaacaaaagtcgacctgagaaactaatcccgtccaaatGGGGCTTAagagtacaaaaaaaaagaaataagtaaataaagataaaaaagaggaACGTCCCAGCTAGGAACCCTGGGAAATTGAGTCCACACTTGTAGTGTGTAGTTTGGGTCGCGTCTGCGCATGCGCGTGTCGGAGTCTGCTTAGGAAGCGAGAGCTTTGTTTGCGGAGGACAGAAATACAGTAAGGTGAGCAGCGCGCTGGACTTTTTACATTTAACAGCGTTTTCTGCGGCTCTCAGCGCCGAGACTCGGGCTGTGGGGGTGAAACTCGCGGGTTTACAGTTAGCTGTGTgtttaaaaagagagagggagggagatatTAGCCGTAACATCGCGTTAGCctgcttagcttagctaacccggGATAGGCAGGTTAACCCAGATACCGCTGTTTATagttactgtatatttacagtggAGCggtttagctaatgctagctttaaTGCACGTTACTGCTGTGTAACTGTTAGCTAACTACTGTTGTCTCTACTGTGATTATTTAATCTAGCTAGGCTACATGTCGTCGTGGTCCTGATTAACGCTAGCTGTAATATTCTTCAGTCccagtctgtgtgtgtctgtagttATTTTTCTGTCTGCTTTTAAGCTGTTTAACCACCAGTTTAGCTGTGACGAGCTAGCTCTGTTCACGCAGTTTATCATtcgctagctaacctagctagttatcTAACTGCTTACACTGTTGTTATGATTCTTGGTTTGTGTAAAAGGCTGTTTAGAGTCAGAATAAGTAGATCAGCTTGTAATCCACTGTGTTTAGCAGGCTGTGTCACACCAGTCTCAGCTTTAGTGTGGAAAATGAAGCCATTGTTCGTCTTCTTCCTGGAACATTTTACTCTCATCTGATCTGCCTGCTGTTCAGCTGTGTGAAGGTTCAGCTCCAGCTTTAATGAGAATAACAGGAAATGATCTGTGTTGACTGGGTTTTACACATCattatttaatatgaatatgGAAACaggtttatattagtggtgtcaatctattaaaaaaatagcaacttaattacaataaaagtCTGCAATTATTTATGAGTAATCACGTTTTTTCTTCCTTGAGACTAAGTCTTTGATAATGGGTAttcaaatgtgaaaaataaataatcagtgtaaaaaatatttagatttgtattattggtgaTAATCccttaaaataattatattaatcacaacaatactcTGTGATTAAATACAATTAATCAGACTTTTTCTAttttaagactaagcttttaaaaacagatattgagttaaaagtgaaaaaaaacattacttagAAACTTAGAAACACTTAAATTTGTATTGTTGATGCCAATccttaaaataattgtattaatcaaaaCACTATACTGTGACTAAATCATagataaaatcatgattacatttttttaatgctagAACTTTTGAAAAGAGGACAGTAATAATGGTCTAGTGTGGTTTACACCTGGCAGATAAcatccttttttttactgtattataatatctcagggtagatttactatattataatatctcaggggaGTTTTGCTGTATTAGAATACtgttaatggagaaaataaactgTAGTGTAGCTctatattccacactcaacagctaaaaaaaaggtcatcagctgtgtgtgtgtatgcacatgacaaccagagagaaagaaaaagagcattAACTTAATTTTTAATACTAATTAATAAAAGTTAGTCTACTCTCTAAACTCAGTAAGCTTTGCTGTTGTATGGCTAAATAAAACTGCCAGTGCCTCACCAGGATCTGTTAATGCTGTcacataattcattttaattaatgatAATTAAAATAACACATTAAGTTTCTAGATTAACTGCTTTTAGAAAAATTAGCTAGCTAATCATATTTATCTCGCTCATGAGGGATAGTGTCTACTGCTACAGCTGCTGATTAATGACAGTTAACAGTACTGTTAACAGTgacagtaaaattattattttctattatatagaCATTATTTATTGTGTATATGTCACTGTGTTTATGATTAATATGCTTGTGGTACTGTGGATGTGTGGTGCTGGATGATATCAGAGAACGTTTTTTACAAAGCCGCAGGGAAGCTGGAGTCGCCATATTTATAACAGATAAAACCACTTACATGGTTATAACAGCTAacgtgacttacaatagtgatagATCCTAAACGTGGTGTTCCAGTTGAATTTTCTTGCTTAGAACTTTCCTGACAtctgactaaaaataaaaaagaagaaataatccTAGGCTGTCTGAGGAAAACGCACATAACATTTCAGACACAGTGTAGCTGAAATGTAGTTTCTCATTGCTCTGCTGCTGCATTTCCTCTAAACATAATCTTAGTGTACAGAAATCGAAACTAAATGTGCACTGCATCCTTTTGCACCAGTGTAGACCTGGGCTTGTTGCCAGTTATCTGGTTTgtgttacactttttttttcaccacaGTTTAAACAGTGCTTAGGAAGCATGGGTTCATTAACGACAAGCTCAAATATCAGCTGATACAAGGACTCATACGAGGGGTTCAGCGGATGCTCAGCATATTGGTCGCTGTCCTCTGGGTGTGGGGAAAATTTAGTGATGCTGGATTGGTGGTAtttgcagctggacctgtagtTCCTGCAAACTCATAGGTTGGAAGGTCATTTGGAAGGTCTGTTAGGGGTCTATTGGGGTTCCATTGTTTCACTGCTATAGCGACAAAtgtagatcatcacaccagcagttgggacTGTGTGTCACTCCACAGAGAAGCAGGATTGAAGCTCTCACCATGAGGCATCCAGACTCTTAACCTGCAAAAGAGGATGCGGTTCTAGTGTGTAGCTCTTCTGGTTTCATTTTCATCACGCTACTGCAAGCGAAGGTGATGGTGGCTGGCTGCTGCACAGTTTTGATAGAGGGGGGCAGTTTGTTAAAATGACCAGTCAGTTTTTCTTAGGGCGCGTTCACACCATCATTATTTGGTCTgtttaaaacgaactctggttcatttgtaccccGAGTACTGTTTAATTGAGCAGGTGTCAAAACCGAAATCACACTGCTAGAGGAGTTGGTCTTGACCTGATCCTAAACGAACTCTGTagtggtttgcttgtggtgaaaaCTTGATCCAGTCTTGATCAGACCCAGCTATTAAACACACTCCTTTAATTTGAGATAAACTGCTGATTTaattgcagtttaatctgatatattagccagataacactaattaccacatcTATGAACCACTGCTGTctctgctgtttacacatgcagtatgtGCTGCAATCACTTCTCACAGCTGTGccactctgtttactatgtgtacatctgcgctaCATGTCCCATTGGAAACACTGCGTTTAAAAAGTGCAGCAGCAAATTTGTGCACAATTGCACAAATATACATGCTGGAACACCAATCAAAGGAGAcagtgtgcttgtgtggtttgttggtgtgcattttggtgcgtttaggtttatgcctgtgtgaaaccaaaccaaacagaaggaaaaaaaacacttcaagtaaacaaactcatcaactgattctaaccatagaaaccaactacatgtGTGAAAACGCCCCTAATCCAATGATGCACCCCCTTTCAATGtttgtcaactgggcaaaatgtccaGTCAAACAGTGTATTATAAATTCTAAAAAATGCATTACTACCTTCCTGCACTCATTAACTTTCTCCTTCTTTGTATTCCAGGAAAATGTCTGGGTTACTGGACGGCATCAGATGTGGCGACTGTGAGTGTAATGTTGACTGGGGGGAGAAAAGGAACACCATTGCCTCGATAGCGGCTGGCGTGCTGGTACAACACATTTTTTGTGTTCTCAGTCAGTTAAATATTGACCAGAAGAAAACCACCCTAATCTCTCTGTCTGAATTAAGTTCTTCACAGGCTGGTGGATCATTATTGATGCAGCGATAATGTACCCAAAAGAGGATCAGTTTCACCATGCCTACCACACCTGCGGGGTCATCGCCACAATAGCGTTTCTTATGTAAGTTTTCATCAACagactctttccctctcttttcctctcttttcttttgtAGGCCGGGCTCCGGCTTGTATTAAACATTAAAGAATGCCCGTAGCAAGCCCCAGATATGGCTGGCTGTTATCGAGTAGAGATAGAGCAGTCTGATAAGTGTATGATTTATTGGTCTGATAAGGGATTTTTATGTTTGAGCTGAGCTAACTGacatgtttattttgtttcttctATGTTGAATGCAGGATCAACGCAGTGTCAAACGGACAGGTGAGAGGTGACAGTTACAGTGAAGGCTGCCTGGGACAGACAGGTATGCTGTAGGTTATGAGTAATGGTGTAATAATTTGTAATCTATtaatacacactgtaataaaaaaaaaagttcaatatgGTTACAGTACAGCCAGCAatcgtatcacaatatatttgtaatatttgatgCAATATAATTTTGATATTGATAGAAACAATttgaaagcaaaataaaaaaaactgctacaaatGCCCACAAACAAATCAACAAAAAGCTGTTTCATCTAAAACACCCTATAATGAGTGTCAGTCACTTACAGATAATGTAAAAAAACtggaaatattgatattgatatagaCTAAGGAAACtaattgtaataatttattttaagattGTGCTAAAATTTCTAATCATGATGCTACTTTTGTTGGGTCCTGTTGGGTGGTGAACCTATTGCAACATACCagtaacaccaaaaaaaaaaaaaaataaataaataatgtcttCAAAATACCCATAAATGCAGAGAGCCCTTTAAGCAggcaaataatcttttttttagttGGGATAATTAAGTGTGTATAGCCACGGCATTTACTAAATAAGGTTCAGAGaagctttttaatcttttttaaaaaGTGCATGATGAGCTGACTAATCTCACTATACCACACTTGTGGTTTCTAGCACCAAGATTTTCAAGCAAATCCTTTAAAGACTCATTTATACtaattttacaaacaaaaaaataatatatctgTCTTAAATGGTCTAACCATCACTGTCCAGCTTTTTTTTGTGGGTCACATTTATGTGTAAGACCCCACTTATCATATTTACTTACTTTGTAGCTTGTATGCTGATAATTTTTTTAACCACATCCAGTTACACAGGGCAGTCAAAGGTATCTCCAGTTAGTCAAaacaaaatctgatttaattactgttattttaacgCTGTGATTCACTGTTGCTTCACCTTACAACTTACAGGACTTTTTTTgtcaggcaggtggttttaatcaGAATATCAGTTATTATAAATGTGTTAGTTAACAAGCCAGGCAGAGTGGACAAACCTGTTTGGTGTGGTTAGAGAACTAATGCACATGAGAGGAGTGCACATGAGGAGTGTCAGCTGATTGGGATTGGACGCCTGCAGCAGGGGGGGTTGGAGCTGATCTTTCATATGTGTGCACCCACACACATTCCAGGCATCCTACAGACTTTTGCTTATGGGGTTAGCTACGAATGTATGCTTAATATAGATATAAAAACAAGTTAAATATGacacagcttaaaaaaaagatttttatttgTTCTGTGCTGTCCTGTGTTATTTTTCTGATGGAAAAAAATGTGTGTTCTTTTTCTAATACAAATAGTACTTTTGTACATCAGCACTATTATAGGGTTCCTCTTTCTAAAAATGGACAGTGAATGCAAATTAAGGAACCCAAAACAGCAGCTGGGGCTTTTATGCTATAAGTTATGAAGAAGTATGAACATGGCTTTTTTGACTGCTTGGGGATTTATGGTATGCCGTTTCTTGTCCTTGAGTAAAGTATATAATCTCGTGTCAGACTGGGCTGTTTTTGTGTCAGTAATGCTGATACTGGTCATTTGTACTGGAAATCATTTCAATTTTTTATCAGGCAGGGAACAGAAAACCCTGTTcagttttttgggggggggcaCTTTTTAtgaatttcagtaattcacttcaaagcagcattatgtgggATATTTCCCTTTAAGTGGCATTTAAGGGTCATTGTGATGCTTTACTGATTGTAACAGGGAGAAAAATGTCTCTGTTGTTGCCAGaaatatgtgtaaagtgtgtcctttagtgTTTTTGCCTTAGTTAATGCATTAGTTAC encodes the following:
- the mgst3b gene encoding microsomal glutathione S-transferase 3b, coding for MEIIDILPANFGYVILTYLYSWIMLTYLAVKVGGARKKYNIKYPTMYSDKEDVFNCIQRAHQNTLEVYPQWLVFQTIAALVYPTVASVLGVIWVTSRFSYAWGYYTGNPVKRMNGSYGYIGLFGVMILSISVALQLLGVF
- the tmem50a gene encoding transmembrane protein 50A, yielding MSGLLDGIRCGDCECNVDWGEKRNTIASIAAGVLFFTGWWIIIDAAIMYPKEDQFHHAYHTCGVIATIAFLMINAVSNGQVRGDSYSEGCLGQTGARVWLFIGFMLAFGSLIASMWILFGGFVVPAKDAVYPGIAVFFQNAFIFFGGLVFKFGRTEDLWQ